In Chloroflexota bacterium, a single genomic region encodes these proteins:
- a CDS encoding trypsin-like serine protease yields the protein MTSGLMQIQGFVKSSHPCQFPIDRYFALGYHGCMRTSRIALAAALALTLAISALACGQSAADDSPPDLSTFSGEPVQAATPVSEMPQSAAAQNGYITNPSAPAANAGDLNALHLPSGIPNTSFIAQSISPAPPPVGALTALPSIASLVDEIEPAVVSISVESVSRGMFFDFTDEGAGTGAVIRPDGYIVTNFHVIQGANDIQVTLANGNTYDADVVGYDIITDLAVLKIDDNNLATIKMGDSDALDVGDWVVALGNALALKGGPTVTLGIVSARGRTLSTERGDLYDLIQTDAAINDGNSGGPLINLQGEVIGINTAIIRRAQGIGFAISSTAAQPIINSLIEHGRVVRPLIGLTGADVTPARANQLGLNVDEGIIVTRMTLDGPAYEAGIRVGDVITKLNDIPTPDMAAFLTLLWTFDIGQEVQVEYIHENETQVTGVTLIERPSL from the coding sequence TTGACTTCGGGACTTATGCAAATTCAGGGATTTGTGAAATCGTCTCATCCATGTCAGTTCCCGATTGACCGATATTTCGCGCTTGGCTATCATGGATGTATGAGGACCTCACGCATCGCGCTCGCAGCTGCACTGGCACTGACTCTCGCCATCTCCGCGCTGGCGTGTGGTCAGAGCGCGGCCGACGATTCGCCGCCGGATCTTTCCACATTCTCCGGCGAGCCGGTGCAGGCAGCCACGCCTGTGTCGGAAATGCCGCAATCCGCCGCCGCGCAGAACGGCTATATTACGAATCCCAGCGCGCCTGCCGCCAATGCCGGAGATCTGAACGCACTGCACCTGCCGTCCGGCATACCGAACACCTCGTTCATCGCGCAATCCATATCGCCTGCGCCGCCCCCCGTAGGCGCGCTCACGGCATTACCATCGATAGCGTCGCTCGTGGACGAAATCGAACCTGCTGTCGTGTCCATATCCGTCGAGTCTGTCAGCCGTGGGATGTTCTTCGACTTCACCGACGAAGGCGCAGGCACGGGCGCCGTCATTCGCCCGGACGGCTACATCGTAACGAACTTCCATGTGATACAAGGCGCGAACGACATTCAAGTTACGCTCGCCAACGGCAACACATACGACGCGGATGTGGTCGGTTACGACATAATCACCGACCTCGCGGTGCTGAAGATTGACGACAACAACCTCGCCACCATAAAGATGGGCGACTCCGACGCGCTCGATGTGGGGGATTGGGTGGTCGCGCTCGGCAACGCACTCGCGCTCAAGGGCGGTCCGACGGTTACGCTCGGCATCGTCAGCGCGCGCGGTCGCACGCTCAGCACGGAGCGCGGCGACCTGTACGACCTAATTCAGACGGACGCCGCCATCAACGACGGCAACAGCGGCGGTCCGCTCATCAACTTGCAGGGCGAAGTCATCGGCATCAACACGGCGATAATCAGGCGCGCGCAGGGCATCGGCTTCGCAATAAGCTCGACAGCCGCGCAGCCCATCATCAACAGCCTAATCGAGCATGGTCGCGTGGTCAGGCCGCTTATCGGACTTACAGGCGCGGATGTAACGCCGGCGCGCGCGAATCAGCTTGGGCTCAACGTGGACGAAGGCATAATCGTAACGCGAATGACGCTCGACGGACCGGCATACGAAGCGGGTATCCGCGTGGGCGATGTGATAACCAAACTCAACGACATCCCCACGCCCGACATGGCAGCATTCCTAACCCTTCTCTGGACATTCGACATAGGCCAGGAAGTCCAAGTCGAATACATCCACGAAAACGAAACCCAAGTAACAGGCGTAACGCTGATAGAACGGCCGTCGCTTTAG
- a CDS encoding ComEC/Rec2 family competence protein, with product MKLLCAAIAFVGGTLVGAPPEALALFAAAGIVGAVLLARLRVSVLPAVMVLAFALGGARVAVGDDAPLTAYAGPRVQQVEGIVVSDVDGYGDFSRFRLRVERVHADGADGGNGANSVNSANWTDAIGTLLVSARADAEIAKQRNAPYFRYGDRLLLRGRISEPPQLDDFDYAAYLARQGISEVMDARSVTIIGTGEGSAFYRSLYDVRRRLAQSIAAVVPEPQAALSQATLLGLRRSMPSDLTEAFRRSGSAHLLAISGMHVGILLSVSLSAGAAIFGKKWHLHLIAPLLVIWLYGLLAGMSPSATRACIMGSVYLAALAFGRQRGALAPIGFAAALMVAVSPSVLYSISFQLSFAAIAGIAAFSGALGEAIWSQMARLTARLPGRLLHWRSPLRAPVVALTDLLGASIAATIASLPLIALHFERVSTMGIPASVLTLPALPLLIMSSAGAAITGLASTTLAMSFGWLAWGAGAYLSGVVTMLSGLPGVSVEIGNVPAWAVAVYYGALALAYGVFAMFPWQARSLWQRMNGVQTTGGNDAAASENGNRDAAARTTGEHGSAKEAVSQDESSGVSSPRAGGSARKFAHIAVWLLVPAAFVASLAWSQALSRDDLLRVAFLDVGQGDAIFIETPRGRQVLVDGGTDGLVLARLLGERMRFNDKHLDMVVATHPHTDHIGGLTLALERYDVGAILERRIEYESAAYEAWSRAVSDEQSQGATVVQARAGQVIALDENTRLEVIWPMDELLHGTTSDADNASVALRLVHGDVSVLLTGDIFAEAERALLASGAALDSDALKVPHHGSDSSSTPEFLSAVSPAVAVVSVGADNRFGHPDASVVERLREFVGEDGLYLTVEQGTMELISDGTRLWVKAER from the coding sequence ATGAAACTTCTTTGTGCGGCGATTGCGTTTGTGGGTGGTACGCTGGTTGGCGCGCCGCCGGAGGCGCTGGCGTTGTTCGCGGCGGCGGGGATAGTTGGCGCAGTGTTGCTTGCACGGCTGCGCGTGTCGGTGCTGCCTGCGGTGATGGTGCTCGCGTTTGCGCTTGGCGGGGCGCGCGTGGCTGTGGGCGATGATGCGCCTTTGACCGCATACGCCGGACCGCGTGTTCAGCAGGTTGAAGGTATTGTCGTCAGCGATGTGGATGGGTATGGCGATTTCTCGCGATTCCGGCTGCGCGTGGAGCGTGTACATGCGGATGGCGCGGACGGTGGGAATGGCGCGAATTCGGTGAACTCCGCAAATTGGACGGACGCGATCGGCACGCTGCTAGTATCGGCGCGCGCGGATGCGGAAATCGCCAAGCAGCGGAATGCGCCTTACTTCCGATACGGTGATCGCCTGCTCCTGCGCGGGCGTATCAGCGAGCCGCCGCAGCTGGACGATTTCGACTACGCGGCATATCTGGCGCGGCAGGGCATATCGGAGGTGATGGACGCTCGCAGCGTAACGATCATTGGCACAGGCGAGGGCAGCGCGTTCTACCGCTCGCTGTACGATGTGCGGCGACGGCTCGCGCAGTCCATCGCGGCGGTGGTGCCGGAGCCTCAGGCGGCGTTGAGCCAGGCTACGCTGCTTGGACTGCGGCGCAGCATGCCGTCCGACCTGACGGAAGCTTTCCGGCGCAGCGGCTCGGCGCACCTGCTGGCAATATCAGGGATGCATGTCGGCATATTGCTCAGTGTCAGCCTATCCGCAGGCGCGGCGATATTCGGCAAGAAGTGGCATCTGCACCTCATCGCGCCGCTGCTGGTTATATGGCTGTACGGATTGCTCGCGGGGATGTCGCCATCCGCGACTAGGGCGTGCATTATGGGCAGCGTGTATCTGGCGGCGCTGGCGTTCGGCAGACAGCGCGGGGCGCTCGCGCCGATAGGCTTTGCAGCCGCGCTGATGGTCGCCGTGTCGCCAAGCGTGCTGTACAGCATATCCTTCCAGCTCAGCTTCGCGGCGATAGCGGGTATCGCAGCATTCTCCGGCGCGCTCGGCGAGGCGATATGGTCACAGATGGCACGATTGACGGCACGACTGCCCGGCAGATTGCTGCACTGGCGATCGCCGTTGCGCGCGCCGGTCGTCGCACTCACGGACTTACTTGGCGCGTCTATCGCGGCGACAATCGCATCGTTGCCGCTCATTGCGCTGCACTTTGAGCGCGTGTCCACGATGGGCATACCGGCGTCCGTGCTGACGCTGCCCGCGCTGCCGTTGCTCATTATGAGCAGCGCAGGCGCGGCAATCACCGGGCTGGCGAGCACAACGCTCGCAATGTCATTCGGCTGGCTCGCCTGGGGCGCCGGAGCATACCTGTCGGGCGTAGTGACGATGCTGTCCGGATTGCCGGGCGTTTCGGTTGAGATTGGCAATGTGCCGGCGTGGGCGGTTGCCGTGTACTACGGCGCGTTGGCGCTGGCGTATGGTGTGTTTGCGATGTTCCCCTGGCAGGCGCGGTCGCTATGGCAGCGGATGAACGGCGTGCAAACGACCGGCGGAAACGACGCGGCGGCGTCAGAAAATGGCAATCGTGATGCGGCGGCACGGACGACGGGCGAACACGGCTCTGCGAAGGAGGCGGTGAGCCAGGACGAATCATCCGGCGTCTCATCTCCGAGGGCAGGAGGCAGCGCGCGCAAGTTCGCGCACATCGCTGTGTGGCTGCTTGTGCCTGCCGCGTTTGTTGCGTCGCTGGCGTGGTCGCAGGCGCTTTCGCGGGACGATTTGCTGCGCGTGGCGTTCTTGGATGTGGGGCAAGGCGATGCTATCTTCATCGAGACGCCGCGCGGCAGGCAGGTATTGGTTGACGGCGGCACGGACGGGCTGGTGCTGGCACGGCTGCTAGGCGAGCGCATGCGATTCAATGACAAGCATTTGGATATGGTAGTCGCGACGCATCCGCACACCGACCACATCGGCGGCTTGACGCTTGCGCTCGAACGATACGATGTCGGCGCGATTTTGGAACGGCGCATCGAATACGAAAGCGCGGCGTATGAGGCGTGGTCGCGTGCCGTCTCAGACGAACAATCGCAGGGCGCGACGGTGGTGCAAGCGCGCGCCGGACAGGTCATCGCGCTGGATGAGAATACACGCCTAGAAGTGATATGGCCCATGGACGAACTTCTGCACGGCACCACATCGGACGCGGACAACGCATCGGTGGCGTTGCGGCTGGTGCATGGCGATGTGAGCGTGCTGCTAACCGGCGACATATTCGCAGAGGCGGAGCGCGCGCTGTTGGCAAGCGGCGCAGCATTGGACAGCGACGCGCTGAAAGTGCCGCATCACGGCAGCGACAGCAGCAGCACGCCAGAGTTTTTGAGCGCGGTCAGCCCTGCTGTCGCAGTCGTCTCTGTGGGCGCGGACAATCGCTTCGGGCACCCGGACGCGAGCGTAGTGGAGCGCCTGCGCGAGTTCGTGGGAGAAGACGGCTTATACCTGACAGTAGAGCAGGGGACGATGGAGCTGATTTCGGACGGAACAAGGCTTTGGGTGAAGGCGGAGCGATGA
- a CDS encoding DNA-binding protein: MSTKTLYLAWQDRREKGWFPVGRLDIDVDSSDYCFGYIRGAKRAIEEVGFAPLLEFPNLCEKYRSSDLFPIFKNRVMSSKRPDFIDYVRSLDLPVTADPIQILSVSGGRRVTDSYEIFPKIDKAPDGSFTCRFFLHGWRYINSAAQNRIGSLKQDENLYVTLELTNPATGLAVQIQTENYHMIGWAPRYLVHDLASAMAESPTKYEAHVVRVNPQGAPINNRVLIEMNGCWNRHEPMSGDDFKPIVF; the protein is encoded by the coding sequence ATGAGCACGAAGACACTGTACCTAGCTTGGCAAGACAGAAGAGAGAAGGGTTGGTTTCCAGTGGGCCGACTGGACATAGATGTTGACTCTTCTGATTATTGCTTTGGCTACATTAGAGGTGCTAAGAGAGCCATCGAGGAGGTGGGATTTGCACCCTTACTGGAATTTCCGAATCTGTGCGAGAAATACCGGTCATCGGACTTATTTCCTATATTCAAGAACAGGGTAATGTCATCGAAGAGACCAGACTTCATAGACTATGTACGTAGTCTAGACTTACCCGTTACCGCTGATCCCATCCAGATTCTATCCGTCAGCGGGGGGCGTCGTGTGACAGACTCGTACGAGATTTTTCCTAAGATAGACAAGGCACCTGATGGCAGCTTCACTTGCCGATTCTTTTTGCACGGATGGCGCTATATCAATTCGGCGGCGCAAAATAGGATAGGAAGCCTCAAGCAGGATGAGAATTTGTACGTAACACTTGAATTAACTAATCCCGCAACTGGGCTAGCAGTGCAGATTCAGACTGAGAACTATCATATGATTGGATGGGCGCCACGTTATCTCGTACATGACCTAGCTTCGGCAATGGCAGAATCGCCAACGAAATATGAGGCGCACGTTGTACGAGTTAATCCACAGGGCGCGCCCATTAACAATCGAGTCCTTATCGAAATGAACGGCTGCTGGAATAGGCACGAACCTATGTCTGGAGACGACTTCAAGCCAATTGTATTTTGA
- a CDS encoding CoA transferase — protein MNDSQAVKGALAGVRILDFSRIWAGPHATKLLADMGAEVIKVEAIRAWDPHRMIVGSGNLPDGERGDDPWNRSGWFNTLHMSKYGITAEMRHPKGKAIIEELVSISDVVIENFRAGLMERRGLGYEVMRTIRPDIIMVSMPAFGSVGPWKDFIQYGIGQEQLGGIASMNGYRGEDAPVKSGVNFGDPISGAHAAGAVLSALWRRRRTGEGCFIDVSQLESAIMTIGEHLLGYQMTGRRAENRGNRHPVYAPHGAYPCDGEDAWVTVAIADDAEWARLCAAMGKPQLAEHPDYADVLSRRRNHDALDALLSEWTRDKSATDATRILQDAGVSAAPVMTGEMIFNDPHYQERELLEFVEHPSCGPYFMPGAAWKMSTTPPGVRWHAPRLGEHNAQIFGDLLGMQPNAIAELEAEGVSGTIPNIDAQDR, from the coding sequence ATGAATGATTCGCAGGCGGTGAAGGGCGCGCTCGCGGGCGTGCGCATTCTGGACTTCTCACGGATTTGGGCGGGACCGCACGCCACCAAGCTGCTCGCGGACATGGGCGCGGAGGTCATCAAGGTCGAGGCGATTCGCGCATGGGACCCGCACCGCATGATTGTCGGCTCGGGCAATCTGCCGGACGGCGAGCGCGGCGATGACCCGTGGAATCGCAGCGGCTGGTTCAACACGCTGCACATGAGCAAATACGGCATCACCGCCGAGATGCGCCACCCGAAGGGCAAGGCGATCATCGAGGAGCTGGTGAGCATCAGCGATGTGGTCATCGAAAACTTCCGCGCGGGGCTGATGGAACGGCGCGGGCTTGGCTACGAAGTGATGCGCACGATTCGTCCGGACATCATCATGGTGTCTATGCCCGCGTTCGGCAGCGTGGGTCCCTGGAAGGACTTCATACAGTACGGCATCGGGCAAGAGCAGCTCGGCGGCATCGCGTCCATGAACGGCTATCGCGGCGAAGATGCGCCCGTGAAGTCCGGCGTGAACTTCGGCGACCCGATAAGCGGCGCGCATGCGGCAGGCGCGGTGCTGTCCGCGCTGTGGCGGCGGCGGCGCACCGGCGAAGGCTGCTTCATAGATGTGTCGCAGTTGGAATCAGCGATAATGACCATCGGCGAGCATCTGCTCGGCTACCAAATGACCGGGCGGCGCGCGGAAAATCGCGGCAACCGCCATCCCGTTTACGCACCGCACGGCGCATACCCCTGCGACGGCGAGGACGCATGGGTAACCGTCGCGATAGCGGATGACGCTGAATGGGCGAGATTGTGCGCCGCGATGGGCAAACCGCAGTTGGCGGAGCATCCGGATTACGCCGATGTGCTGTCACGCCGACGCAACCACGACGCTCTTGACGCGCTGCTATCCGAGTGGACGCGCGACAAGTCTGCCACCGATGCGACGCGAATATTGCAGGACGCCGGCGTATCTGCCGCTCCCGTTATGACGGGCGAGATGATATTCAACGACCCGCACTATCAGGAGCGTGAACTGCTGGAGTTCGTGGAACATCCTTCGTGCGGGCCATACTTCATGCCCGGCGCGGCGTGGAAGATGTCCACCACGCCGCCCGGCGTCCGTTGGCACGCCCCACGCCTAGGCGAACACAACGCCCAAATCTTCGGCGACCTGCTTGGCATGCAGCCGAACGCGATTGCCGAATTGGAAGCGGAGGGTGTAAGCGGTACAATACCAAACATCGATGCACAGGATCGGTAG
- a CDS encoding 5,10-methylenetetrahydrofolate reductase, with protein MANSLAELLQSGRFAITTELNPPKGTNVAPMLERAESLRGAVDAFNLTDSHTARMSMSPIAAARLLLDRGLEPILQMTCRDRNRIALQADTLAAAALGVSNIVTMTGDHPGGGDHPDAKPVFDIDSTALLRTLAELRDGRDMSGADLRGSPDLFVGAVVNPGADDLDREIGRMQEKISAGAAFFQTQAVYDAGDFDRFMRRVEGYGVPIIAGCIMLKSGNMARNFNANVPGISVPDAIIDRMDSAAESANARRIESADITAEIIRDIRPMCQGAHIMAIGWEALIPSVIENSHR; from the coding sequence ATGGCTAATTCGCTGGCAGAATTGCTGCAATCGGGGCGGTTCGCAATTACGACGGAGTTGAACCCGCCGAAGGGGACGAATGTCGCGCCAATGCTGGAGCGCGCGGAGTCGCTGCGCGGCGCAGTGGACGCGTTCAACCTGACGGATTCGCACACGGCGCGGATGAGCATGTCGCCTATCGCGGCGGCTCGACTGCTGCTTGACAGAGGGCTTGAGCCGATATTGCAGATGACCTGCCGCGACCGCAATCGCATCGCGCTGCAGGCGGACACGCTCGCGGCGGCGGCTCTTGGCGTGAGCAATATCGTTACGATGACCGGCGACCATCCGGGCGGCGGCGACCATCCGGACGCCAAGCCTGTGTTCGACATAGACTCCACTGCCCTGCTGCGAACGCTCGCGGAGCTGCGCGACGGCAGGGATATGTCCGGAGCGGACCTGCGCGGCTCGCCGGACCTGTTCGTTGGCGCGGTGGTGAACCCGGGCGCGGACGACCTCGACCGCGAAATCGGGCGTATGCAAGAGAAGATTTCGGCAGGCGCGGCGTTCTTTCAGACGCAAGCGGTGTATGACGCGGGCGATTTTGATCGGTTCATGCGGCGAGTAGAAGGCTACGGCGTACCGATTATCGCGGGCTGCATTATGCTGAAGTCGGGCAATATGGCGCGGAACTTCAACGCGAATGTGCCGGGGATAAGCGTGCCGGACGCCATCATCGACAGGATGGACAGCGCCGCCGAGTCCGCAAATGCGCGCCGCATTGAGAGCGCCGACATCACGGCGGAAATCATCCGCGACATTCGCCCGATGTGTCAGGGCGCGCACATTATGGCAATCGGCTGGGAAGCGCTGATACCATCGGTCATAGAAAACTCACATCGATAG
- the acpS gene encoding holo-[acyl-carrier-protein] synthase — translation MLVTGVDIIEIVRVKRVYAQYGDRFLRRIYTDTETAYCRGRAPQLASRFAAKEAVMKLLGTGVRGVHWRDIEVVRGRGQAPHIKLHGTAKARAERIGLTDIALSLSHSREFAVASVVGDSKRGNLVPRR, via the coding sequence ATGCTCGTTACAGGCGTTGACATAATTGAAATAGTGCGCGTGAAACGCGTGTACGCACAGTACGGCGACCGCTTTTTGCGGCGGATATACACGGACACGGAGACGGCGTATTGCCGTGGGCGAGCGCCGCAGTTGGCGAGCCGGTTCGCCGCGAAGGAAGCGGTGATGAAGCTACTGGGCACGGGCGTGCGCGGCGTCCATTGGCGAGACATCGAGGTAGTGCGCGGTCGCGGGCAAGCGCCGCACATAAAATTGCATGGTACGGCGAAGGCGCGCGCAGAGCGTATAGGACTGACGGACATCGCCTTGTCCCTGTCGCACTCCCGTGAGTTCGCGGTGGCATCCGTCGTCGGCGACAGTAAGCGCGGCAACCTCGTGCCGCGCCGCTGA
- a CDS encoding ubiquinone/menaquinone biosynthesis methyltransferase translates to MARLRGEERSRYVSRMFGRISRRYDLLNTVMTGGMHYAWRRLAANIACGSGLDGMALDVACGTGDFAFDLARKPSIEHVVGLDFTPEMLALAKVKARRQGLDADTTFTVGDAHALPFADDCFVCVTVGFGVRNFIDVPRAICEMARVVQPGGRVVVLEIVRMEGKGLRSRALPWCFRKVAPILGAALAGDSEAYSYLPESVGEFLSARQLAETMASAGLRNVQRRSLSLGMVAVVAGEVE, encoded by the coding sequence GTGGCTAGGCTGCGCGGCGAGGAGCGGTCGAGATATGTGAGCCGAATGTTCGGGAGAATATCGCGGCGGTACGATCTGCTGAACACCGTGATGACGGGCGGGATGCATTACGCTTGGCGACGGCTTGCGGCGAATATCGCGTGCGGCTCAGGGCTGGATGGTATGGCGCTCGATGTGGCTTGCGGCACGGGCGATTTCGCGTTTGACTTGGCGCGAAAACCGAGCATCGAGCATGTAGTCGGGCTGGACTTCACGCCGGAGATGCTCGCGCTCGCTAAGGTGAAGGCGCGGCGGCAAGGGCTGGACGCGGACACGACCTTCACTGTCGGCGACGCTCACGCTCTGCCGTTCGCGGACGACTGCTTCGTGTGCGTAACGGTGGGCTTCGGCGTGCGTAACTTCATCGATGTTCCGCGCGCGATATGCGAGATGGCGCGGGTGGTGCAGCCCGGCGGCCGCGTGGTAGTGCTGGAAATCGTGCGTATGGAAGGCAAGGGCTTGCGAAGTCGCGCGCTGCCGTGGTGCTTCCGCAAGGTCGCGCCGATATTGGGCGCGGCGCTGGCAGGCGACAGCGAGGCGTACTCGTACCTGCCCGAATCCGTAGGCGAGTTTCTGAGCGCGCGGCAATTGGCGGAGACGATGGCGAGCGCCGGATTGCGCAACGTGCAGCGGCGCAGCCTCTCGCTGGGCATGGTGGCAGTGGTTGCGGGCGAAGTGGAGTGA
- a CDS encoding TIGR03564 family F420-dependent LLM class oxidoreductase, which produces MKIGLFFGAAETDDVRLENVVAQGVQAEADGFDSFWMPHIHRRGSDTLTALAFVGAQTKRIALGTGVVPLFALHPMMLAQQAITTQIAAKGRLTLGIGPSHKPAIEDQLGLSFARPAQRVEEYLAVLRPLIDEGEVDFDGDFYNVHAALEIPDRLPVSVMVAALAPRMLRLAGGVADGTVTWMAGLSAIQSHVVPRVNAAAAQAGKSDARICVGLPVAVTDDEMAGRAKAAEIFERYGTLTNYRRILDVGGEEGPSGVAVIGDEAEVERQIRAFADAGATEFIANVFPVGDDADASTARTRALLKSLVG; this is translated from the coding sequence ATGAAAATTGGACTGTTTTTCGGAGCGGCGGAGACGGACGATGTCAGGCTGGAAAATGTCGTGGCGCAGGGCGTGCAGGCGGAGGCCGACGGTTTCGACAGCTTCTGGATGCCGCATATACATCGGCGCGGCAGCGACACCCTCACCGCGCTCGCCTTCGTGGGCGCGCAGACGAAACGCATCGCGCTGGGAACGGGCGTCGTCCCGCTCTTCGCGCTGCACCCGATGATGCTCGCGCAGCAGGCTATCACCACCCAGATAGCCGCAAAAGGACGCCTGACCCTCGGCATAGGCCCCTCGCACAAGCCCGCAATCGAAGACCAACTAGGGCTGTCCTTCGCCCGCCCCGCGCAGCGCGTCGAAGAGTATCTCGCCGTGCTGCGACCTCTCATCGACGAGGGCGAGGTTGACTTCGACGGCGATTTCTACAATGTGCATGCCGCGCTCGAAATCCCGGACAGGCTGCCCGTGTCGGTGATGGTAGCCGCCCTCGCGCCGCGAATGCTGCGTCTTGCGGGCGGCGTGGCGGACGGCACGGTGACATGGATGGCAGGCCTGAGCGCGATACAATCCCATGTCGTGCCGCGCGTCAATGCGGCGGCGGCCCAAGCCGGCAAATCGGACGCGCGAATTTGCGTGGGCTTGCCCGTCGCCGTCACCGATGACGAAATGGCGGGAAGGGCGAAAGCGGCGGAGATATTCGAGCGATACGGCACACTGACGAACTACCGCCGCATCCTAGACGTCGGCGGCGAGGAAGGACCGTCCGGCGTCGCCGTCATTGGCGACGAAGCCGAAGTCGAGCGGCAGATACGGGCATTCGCCGACGCCGGCGCGACCGAGTTCATCGCCAATGTATTCCCGGTGGGGGACGATGCCGATGCTTCAACTGCGAGGACGCGGGCGTTGCTGAAGTCGCTGGTGGGGTAG
- a CDS encoding NAD(P)H-hydrate dehydratase, which translates to MKIVTADEMRRIEDRSEAAGVSKDSLMERAGLESARTVRRLRAPLVGVPIVVLVGPGNNGGDGLVVARHLHRWGAKVCVYICRDRRAPDPKLDIVNSLGFPVIAASDGDGLAQLRLLLDTAHVVVDAVLGIGRIRPLEGTVRDILLLLAEVKARRPDMTTIAIDVPSGMDADSGGGDPACPAVDITLAMGYPKVGHYAYDAAALVGTLDVVEIGLPAGLDYDVPLSLMTADNMRPLLPSRPTDAHKGSFGKTMVVAGSQNYIGAAYLAGSAATRTGSGLVTIALPASIQTSVAGRAIEPTYLPLAESSPGVVSPFAAAAVVSELPGYSSMLLGCGLGQAANMQRFIAAVLSPYETEYTRQFMDAMGITADALPPMVIDADGLNTLARMPRWWERFPQRAILTPHPGEMARLTGTGTAQVQSDRIGIAVESATLWNKIVVLKGAHTVAAFPDGTAMLSPFANAGLATAGTGDVLAGSIAGLMSQGVSSEDAAVLGVYLHGLAGERVRDRLGDTGMVASDLLPELPLAIKALREGGVVGEGDESQEVRASQASLPVSTSISLSGSADVAADEERG; encoded by the coding sequence ATGAAAATCGTAACCGCCGATGAGATGCGGCGCATCGAAGACCGATCGGAAGCTGCCGGCGTTAGCAAGGACTCGCTTATGGAGCGCGCCGGGCTGGAGTCGGCGCGGACTGTTCGGCGGTTGCGGGCGCCTTTGGTCGGCGTGCCGATTGTTGTGCTGGTTGGTCCTGGCAACAATGGCGGCGACGGGCTTGTGGTGGCGCGGCATTTGCACCGATGGGGCGCGAAGGTCTGCGTGTATATCTGCCGCGATAGGCGCGCGCCTGATCCTAAGTTGGACATCGTGAACTCGCTTGGGTTTCCTGTGATTGCGGCGTCCGATGGCGACGGCTTGGCGCAATTGCGGCTGCTGCTGGACACGGCGCATGTGGTCGTGGACGCGGTACTGGGAATCGGACGCATCCGGCCGCTCGAAGGCACGGTGCGCGACATTCTGCTGCTGCTTGCCGAAGTCAAAGCGCGCCGTCCTGATATGACGACCATCGCGATAGATGTGCCGAGCGGCATGGACGCGGACAGCGGCGGCGGCGATCCCGCATGCCCCGCCGTGGACATCACGCTGGCGATGGGATACCCGAAAGTCGGGCATTACGCCTACGACGCGGCAGCTCTGGTCGGCACGCTCGATGTGGTGGAAATCGGGCTGCCCGCCGGCTTGGACTACGATGTGCCGCTGTCGCTGATGACCGCCGATAATATGCGCCCGCTGCTGCCATCACGCCCGACAGACGCGCACAAGGGCAGCTTCGGCAAGACGATGGTCGTCGCAGGGTCGCAGAATTACATCGGCGCGGCGTACCTCGCGGGCAGCGCGGCGACACGCACGGGCAGCGGGTTGGTTACCATCGCCCTGCCCGCGTCCATACAGACTTCGGTGGCGGGCAGGGCTATCGAACCGACATACTTGCCGCTTGCCGAATCGTCACCGGGCGTGGTGTCGCCGTTTGCAGCGGCGGCGGTGGTCTCGGAGTTGCCCGGATACAGCAGCATGCTATTGGGATGCGGTTTGGGACAGGCGGCGAATATGCAGCGATTCATCGCTGCCGTGCTGTCTCCCTACGAGACTGAATATACTCGGCAATTCATGGATGCTATGGGAATCACCGCCGACGCGCTGCCGCCTATGGTCATCGACGCCGACGGGTTGAATACGCTGGCGAGAATGCCGCGATGGTGGGAGCGCTTCCCGCAGCGGGCGATATTGACGCCGCATCCGGGCGAGATGGCACGACTGACGGGCACCGGCACAGCGCAGGTACAATCGGACCGCATCGGCATCGCCGTGGAATCTGCCACGCTGTGGAACAAAATTGTCGTGCTGAAGGGCGCACACACGGTCGCAGCGTTCCCGGACGGAACCGCTATGCTGTCGCCGTTCGCCAACGCAGGACTCGCCACCGCGGGAACGGGCGATGTGCTTGCGGGCAGCATCGCGGGGTTGATGTCGCAGGGCGTATCGTCGGAAGATGCGGCGGTTCTGGGCGTGTATCTGCACGGACTTGCCGGCGAAAGAGTGCGCGACCGGCTGGGCGACACAGGCATGGTTGCGAGTGACCTGCTGCCCGAACTGCCGCTCGCAATCAAGGCGCTGCGCGAAGGCGGCGTAGTGGGCGAAGGCGATGAATCGCAAGAAGTCCGTGCATCGCAGGCAAGTCTGCCGGTATCAACAAGCATCTCTTTGAGTGGGTCAGCGGACGTGGCGGCGGATGAGGAGCGCGGCTAG